In one Microtus ochrogaster isolate Prairie Vole_2 chromosome 6 unlocalized genomic scaffold, MicOch1.0 chr6_random_2, whole genome shotgun sequence genomic region, the following are encoded:
- the Zbtb37 gene encoding zinc finger and BTB domain-containing protein 37, translating into MTMEKSGNIQLEIPDFSNSVLSHLNQLRMQGRLCDIVVNVQGQAFRAHKVVLAASSPYFRDHMSLNEMSTVSISVIKNPTVFEQLLSFCYTGRICLQLADIISYLTAASFLQMQHIIDKCTQILEGIHFKINVAEVEAELSQTRTKHSERPPESHRVTPPLNRSLSPRHNAAKGNWRGQVSAVLDIRELSPPEESTSPQIIEQSSDVESREPILRINRAGQWYVETGIADQGARSGDEVRVLGAVHIKTENLEEWLGPENQPSGEDGSSAEEVTAMVIDTTGHGSIGQESYTLGSSGTKVARPTSSEVDRFSPSGSVVSMTERYRARSESPGRVDEPKQLSSQVEESAMMGVSGYVEYLREQEVSERWFRYNPRLTCIYCAKSFNQKGSLDRHMRLHMGITPFVCRMCGKKYTRKDQLEYHIRKHTGNKPFHCHVCGKSFPFQAILNQHFRKNHPGCIPLEGPHSISPETTVTSRQAEEGSPSQEEMVAPGESAQGSVSTTGPD; encoded by the exons ATGACCATGGAGAAAAGTGGGAACATACAATTGGAGATCCCCGACTTCAGCAACTCtgttctgagccatctcaaccAGCTGCGAATGCAAGGCCGGCTCTGTGATATCGTGGTCAACGTGCAAGGACAAGCTTTTCGGGCTCACAAAGTAGTTCTGGCTGCCAGCTCTCCTTATTTCCGGGATCACATGTCCTTGAATGAAATGAGTACTGTGTCCATTTCTGTCATCAAGAACCCTACTGTTTTTGAAcagctcctttctttctgttacaCAGGACGGATATGCCTGCAACTAGCAGATATTATCAGCTACCTAACAGCTGCTAGTTTTCTGCAGATGCAGCATATTATAGACAAATGTACACAGATCCTAGAGGGCATTCATTTCAAAATTAATGTGGCTGAGGTGGAAGCAGAATTAAGTCAAACAAGGACAAAGCACTCAGAGAGACCTCCAGAGTCTCACAGGGTTACACCACCTCTCAACCGCTCACTTAGCCCACGACATAATGCTGCAAAGGGAAACTGGAGAGGACAGGTCAGTGCTGTGCTGGATATCAGAGAGCTCAGTCCCCCTGAGGAGTCCACCAGTCCTCAGATAATTGAGCAGAGTTCTGATGTAGAGAGCCGGGAGCCCATTCTTCGAATCAACAGGGCAGGTCAGTGGTATGTGGAAACAGGAATAGCAGACCAAGGGGCGCGGAGCGGTGATGAAGTTAGGGTTCTTGGAGCAGTGCACATCAAAACTGAAAATCTGGAAGAGTGGCTTGGGCCCGAGAATCAGCCTTCTGGAGAAGATGGAAGTAGTGCAGAAGAAGTCACGGCCATGGTGATTGACACCACAGGCCATGGTTCTATAGGACAGGAAAGTTACACTTTAGGGTCTTCAGGAACCAAGGTAGCTCGGCCAACCAGCAGTGAAGTTGACAG ATTTAGCCCCTCCGGCAGTGTTGTTTCCATGACAGAAAGATACAGAGCCAGAAGTGAGTCTCCTGGGAGAGTGGATGAGCCTAAGCAACTTAGCTCCCAG GTAGAAGAGTCAGCAATGATGGGAGTTAGCGGCTATGTGGAGTATCTCCGAGAACAAGAGGTATCTGAGCGGTGGTTCCGGTATAATCCCCGCCTCACCTGCATCTACTGTGCCAAATCTTTCAACCAAAAGGGAAGTCTGGACCGCCACATGCGCCTGCATATGGGAATAACACCCTTTGTCTGCCGCATGTGTGGAAAAAAGTATACCCGGAAAGATCAGCTGGAATATCACATCCGCAAGCACACAGGCAACAAGCCCTTTCACTGTCATGTTTGTGGCAAAAGTTTCCCCTTCCAGGCCATCTTGAATCAACACTTTCGAAAAAACCACCCTGGCTGTATACCCCTGGAAGGGCCTCATAGTATTTCTCCTGAAACGACTGTAACATCCCGGCAAGCTGAGGAAGGGTCACCTTCTCAAGAAGAAATGGTTGCTCCTGGGGAATCTGCCCAGGGCTCAGTGTCTACTACGGGGCCAGATTGA